A segment of the Superficieibacter sp. HKU1 genome:
GATTTCACTGCACAGCCTGTGGGGCTGGCTGTTTATTCTGGCGGCACCCATGCTGTTCAGGCAGGCTCGCTACGTCATGCGCGAGCGCGATCCTCTGGCGATGCGCCCGATGCTGGAACGTACCGTAAAAGGCGCGCTGCTGACTAACCTGCTGTTTGTGGTTGGGATTATCCTGAGCCAGACGATGAATTAACTGACAAATATCAATTAACAATTGTTGATTTTGCCAACAGCGCATCTGGCGCGATATACTGAAGGTTCTCGCAGCAACGGAACGTTAAGCCTATGAAATACGATACTTCCGAACTTTGTGACATCTACCAGGAAGATGTCAACGTCGTGGAACCGCTCTTCTCCAACTTTGGGGGTCGCCCGTCGTTTGGTGGTCAAATCACCACGGTGAAATGTTTCGAGGATAACGGGTTGCTGTACGATCTGCTCGAACAGAATGGTCGTGGCCGGGTACTGCTGGTCGACGGCGGTGGTTCTGTGCGTCGCGCGTTAATCGATGCGGATCTTGCCCGTACCGCTGCGCAAAATGAATGGGAAGGCATTGTGGTGTACGGTTCGGTACGTCAGGTCGACGATCTCGAAGAACTGGACATCGGCATTCAGGCTATCGCCGCCATTCCGGCAGGTGCGACGGGTGAAGGCATTGGCGAAAGCGACGTGCGCGTCAATTTTGGCGGCGTCACCTTCTTCTCCGGCGACCATCTTTACGCCGACAATACCGGTATTATCCTGTCGGAAGACGCGCTGGATATCGAGTAGTTCTCCTGCCAAAGAAAAAGGGAAGGTTTCCCTTCCCTTCTGACTTCTCTCTACGTAGCGCGGTGGAACCCTTGCCTGGCGGCGCTTCGCTTGCACAGGCCTACGGGAAATACATAACCTGCTGATATAGCAAGCATGGTAGGCCGGGTAAGGCGCAGCCGCCACCCGGCATTCAACCCACTTAGTACAGCTTCTTCGCCGTATCCAGCCAGTCGCCTTTGAACGGGCGCTTCATGTTCTCAATAGCGTCGATAATGTCATGGTGAACCAGTTTTTCGTTCTGGATACCAACACAACGTCCGCCGTGGCCCTGAAGCAGCAGGTCGATAGCATACGCGCCCATGCGGGACGCCAGGATACGGTCATAAGGTACCGGAGAACCGCCGCGCTGAATGTGGCCCAGAACGGTCGCACGGGTTTCACGGTGGGTTTCTTTCTCAATGTAATCCGCCAGCTCGTGGATATCACACATATGCTCGGTGATGGCGACGATAGCGTGTTTTTTACCTTTCGCGATGCCCGCTTTAATTTCGGCGACCAGGTCATCGCGGCTGAATTCCACTTCCGGCACCATCACAAACTCACAGCCACCGGCGATGGCAGCAGCCAGCGTCAGGTCGCCGCAATAACGGCCCATCACTTCAACGATGGAAATACGCTGGTGAGAAGAGGAGGTATCGCGCAGGCGGTCAATCGCCTCAACAACGGTGCCCAGCGCGGTAAAGTAACCGATAGTGTAGTCGGTGCCTTTGATGTCATTGTCGATGGTACCCGGCAGGCCGATGCACGGAAAGCCCATTTCAGTCAGGCGTTTTGCCCCCATGTACGAACCGTCACCGCCGATAACCACCAGCGCATCAATGCCACGCTTTTTCATGTTCTCGATAGCCACAGCACGGATGTGTTCTTCACGAAATTCCGGGAAACGCGCGGAGCCCAGGAAAGTACCGCCGCGGTTGATCATGTCGGAAACGCTATAGCGGTCGAGCTGGATCATACGATCTTCGTATAGCCCCAGATAACCATCATAAACGCCCATGACTTCCAGACCTTCCGTTAATGCTGCACGGACCACGCCACGAATCGCAGCGTTCATGCCCGGCGCATCGCCGCCACTTGTCAACACACCGATTTTCTTAATCATGACTACCTCTGAACTTAGAATGCAAAATGAAATCTGATGCCGGAAACGAACTTAGGCTCACCCGAAGTACGTAACGAATACTGCCGATAGTATATCAATCCTCTGTTGCTGAATTGATTCAGGTCAGACCAAACGGCGCTAATTTATACAAAAAATGCCGATCCAGCCCACACTTTTACAAGAAAGAAAAAAGCTCAAAGCCGTTGTTCTTCCTGCGGTACTACCGAACAAGGATCCTGGTGAATGATGACGTCCGATCCCGGAAAACGAAGTAAAAGCGCCTGCTCAATCTGTTCGGCCACAAGATGCGCCTCAAACAGCGGCAGATTGTCGTCCATTTCTAAATGAATCTGAATAAAGCGGGTCGGCCCTGACTGCCGCGTTCGTAGGTCATGCGCGCCACGTACGCCTGGCCAGGCGGTGACGGTCTCAATAATTTCCTGTCGCTCTGCATCAGGAAGTGCGCGATCCAGCAGAGCCTGTACGGCTTCATACCCCATACGTAACGCGCTATACAGGATATAAACCCCAATCCCCAGCGCAAACAGCGCGTCCGCCCGGTGCCAGCCATACCATGACAGACCGAGGGCGATGAGAATGGTTCCGTTCATCATAACATCAGACTGATAATGAAGCATATCGGCACGCACTGCCTGACTGTGGGTTTTTCGCACCACCCAGCGCTGAAAAGTGACTAAAATCAGCGTGCTAATCAGCGCGATAATGGTCACTACCACCCCCACACCGGGCGCATTCATTGGTTCCGGACTTGCCAGATGCTGAATGCCGGTGAGGAAAAGAAACAGCGCGGAGCCGGAAATAAACATACTTTGTGCCAGTGCCGCCAGAGATTCGGCCTTGCCGTGACCAAACGTGTGTTCATCGTCGGCTGGCTGCAACGAGTAGCGGACCACCCACAGATTAGTGAGCGACGCTGCGATATCGACCAGTGAATCCACCAGGGCAGCCAGAATGCTGACCGAGCCGGTATGCCACCATGCGAAAATTTTGATAATTAACAAACAGGATGCCATTACCGTGGCGGCAACGGCTGCGCGGCTGACCAGTTGGCCGTAAGAATGGTTCATAGATTCTCCTGCTTAACCCTCGGGTAGTATAACGCACGTCGAGGCCAGGAAGAAAAAGGCGGTAAACCGCCTTTACGGAGAATGAATTAAGGATACTTGCGGGCGAATTCGTCGTCAGACATACAGATCAATATGATAAGTTCGACAAAAGCTACAATACTCGGGATAAGCGTCCAGAAGAACAGCAGGTACACAATCCCCAGGCCTACTTTGCCCAGATAGAATTTATGCCCACCGAAAGCGCCCAAAAAGAATGCCAATAAAATCGCCGTGGTACGATTTTTTGAACTCTTAGCGACCTGAGATGCGCCACAGTGTGGACACGCATTAGCCGTTTCATGTATTTCTTTTCCACAGCCCCGACAAAAAACCATACCAGCCATCAATAAATCCCTTTAACATATATTAAATAATTATAACTCATTGATTTAACTTATTATTTTGACTTATTTTCACCATGCTATGCAACGTTCATTTTACGTTTTCGCGTAAATAACAGGCAAAAAAAACCCCCTCATCATGAGGGGGAAGACAGGGATGGTGTCTATGGCAAGGAAAAACAGGGTATGTCACTGGGATGCTACTTACTGCTACTAAACTGCTTTAACGGAGGACTTTGCTGAAGTTGCGCAATCTCGCGCATCTGCGCCATCCGTTGTTGATGCTTTTCATTTAAAACCGCTTGCTGCTCTGGCGTTAACAGAAGGAACATCTGGTTGCGCACGCGGGCCATTTCGACCTGCCGGGCTACCTGCTCCTGCGCCATTTTCTCTGCCTGAGCGCGCACAGCGTTTTCATCAAAATTTTCTGCGGTAATAAGGCGGTGCATTGCCTCAATTTCGCTAACATTAACAGGCGGCTGCTCGTGCCTTGCCTGTTGCATCAGATCGCGCATTTGTTGGCGCTGACGCTCGGTTAGACTTATGCCGTCAAACATGTGACTCTGCTGGCTGTTACGCTGCGTAAGTCCTTCGGTCTGGTGCCAGTTATCGCCTGCGATGGCTTCACCTGCCTGGCTGAACGCACTAAATGCCAGCGTAGAGGCCATGACGGCAGCGGTAACTTTGCGCATCACTTGCTCCCACAAACTTTGTTTCGCGATTCCACGAGAGACAGTCTACGATTCAGGCTGAAAACTAGCGTCAGGCGGTGTAAAACAACGTAAAGTCATGGATTAGCGCGCTTCGATGACGTAATTTCTGCCTCGGAGGTATTTAAAAAATGAATAAAATCCTGTTGGTTGATGATGATCGGGAGCTCACGTCATTACTTAAAGAGCTGCTCGACATGGAAGGTTTTAACGTTTTAGTGGCTCACGACGGTGAACAGGCGCTGACGTTGATTGATGACAGCATAGACCTGCTTTTACTGGACGTGATGATGCCGAAGAAAAACGGTATCGACACGCTTAAAGAACTACGCCAGACACACCAGACGCCCGTCATTATGTTAACCGCGCGCGGTAGCGAGCTGGATCGCGTGCTTGGCCTTGAACTGGGCGCGGATGACTATCTGCCCAAACCGTTTAACGATCGTGAACTGGTCGCGCGTATCCGCGCTATCCTGCGCCGTTCGCACTGGAGCGAGCAGCAGCAAAATAGCGATAACGGTTCGCCGACGGTTGAAGTCGATGGCCTGAGCCTGAATCCGGGGCGTCAGGAAGCCAGCTTTGACGGTGAAACGCTGGAGCTGACCGGCACCGAGTTTACCCTGCTCTATCTGCTGGCCCAGCATTTAGGCCAGGTGGTCTCCCGCGAGCATTTGAGTCAGGAAGTGCTCGGTAAACGCCTGACGCCGTTCGATCGCGCTATCGATATGCACATCTCCAACCTGCGGCGTAAGCTGCCGGAGCGGAAAGACGGGCATCCGTGGTTTAAAACGCTGCGCGGCCGTGGGTATCTGATGGTCTCCGCTTCATGATTGGAAGCCTGACCGCCCGCATCTTTGCTATTTTCTGGCTCACGCTGGCGCTGGTATTGATGCTGGTACTGATGTTACCCAAGCTGGATTCGCGCCAGATGACCGAGCTGCTGGAGAGCGAACAGCGTCAGGGTGTGATGATTGAGCAGCATGTTGAAGCTGAACTGGCCAACGATCCGCCCAATGATTTGATGTGGTGGCGTCGGCTGTTTCGTGCGATAGACAAATGGGCCCCGCCGGGGCAGCGTCTGGTCCTTGTGACCAGCGAAGGCCGGGTGATTGGTGCTGAACGCAATGAAATGCAGATCATCCGCAACTTTATTGGTCAGTCGGATGATGCCGATCAGCCGCAGAAGAAAAAGTATGGCCGGGTCGAACTGGTCGGGCCGTTCTCCATTCGTGACGGCGAAGATAATTACCAGCTGTACCTGATCCGCCCCGCCAGCAGTTCGCAGTCCGATTTTATCAACCTGCTGTTTGACCGTCCGCTGCTGCTGTTAATTGTCACGATGCTGGTCAGCGCACCGCTGTTACTGTGGCTGGCATGGAGTCTGGCAAGACCTGCGCGTAAGCTGAAAAATGCGGCGGATGAAGTCGCGCAGGGCAATTTGCGCCAGCATCCGGAACTGGAAGCCGGGCCGCAGGAGTTTCAGGCAGCCGGGGCCAGTTTTAACCAGATGGTGACCGCGCTGGAACGTATGATGACGACCCAGCAGCGCCTGCTGTCGGATATCTCCCACGAGCTGCGCACGCCTCTTACGCGTCTTCAGCTTGGCACCGCCCTGCTGCGTCGCCGTAGCGGAGAGAGTAAAGAACTGGAGCGTATTGAGACCGAAGCGCACCGGCTGGACAGCATGATCAACGATCTGCTGGTCATGTCGCGCAACCAGCAAAAAAATGCGCTGGTCAGCCAGACGATGAAAGCCAACCAGTTGTGGGGCGAGGTACTGGATAACGCGGCCTTTGAAGCCGAGCAAATGGGTAAATCCTTTACTATCGAATACCCGCCGGGTCCGTGGCCGTTATACGGTAACCCGAGCGCGCTGGAAAGCGCGCTGGAGAATATTGTGCGTAATGCCCTGCGCTACTCGCATACCACCATTTCCGTCGGTTTTGCGGTA
Coding sequences within it:
- the cpxA gene encoding envelope stress sensor histidine kinase CpxA; protein product: MIGSLTARIFAIFWLTLALVLMLVLMLPKLDSRQMTELLESEQRQGVMIEQHVEAELANDPPNDLMWWRRLFRAIDKWAPPGQRLVLVTSEGRVIGAERNEMQIIRNFIGQSDDADQPQKKKYGRVELVGPFSIRDGEDNYQLYLIRPASSSQSDFINLLFDRPLLLLIVTMLVSAPLLLWLAWSLARPARKLKNAADEVAQGNLRQHPELEAGPQEFQAAGASFNQMVTALERMMTTQQRLLSDISHELRTPLTRLQLGTALLRRRSGESKELERIETEAHRLDSMINDLLVMSRNQQKNALVSQTMKANQLWGEVLDNAAFEAEQMGKSFTIEYPPGPWPLYGNPSALESALENIVRNALRYSHTTISVGFAVDKDGITITVDDDGPGVSPEDREQIFRPFYRTDEARDRESGGTGLGLAIVETAIQQHRGWVKAEDSPLGGLRLMIWLPLYKRA
- the pfkA gene encoding 6-phosphofructokinase, whose protein sequence is MIKKIGVLTSGGDAPGMNAAIRGVVRAALTEGLEVMGVYDGYLGLYEDRMIQLDRYSVSDMINRGGTFLGSARFPEFREEHIRAVAIENMKKRGIDALVVIGGDGSYMGAKRLTEMGFPCIGLPGTIDNDIKGTDYTIGYFTALGTVVEAIDRLRDTSSSHQRISIVEVMGRYCGDLTLAAAIAGGCEFVMVPEVEFSRDDLVAEIKAGIAKGKKHAIVAITEHMCDIHELADYIEKETHRETRATVLGHIQRGGSPVPYDRILASRMGAYAIDLLLQGHGGRCVGIQNEKLVHHDIIDAIENMKRPFKGDWLDTAKKLY
- the rraA gene encoding ribonuclease E activity regulator RraA — encoded protein: MKYDTSELCDIYQEDVNVVEPLFSNFGGRPSFGGQITTVKCFEDNGLLYDLLEQNGRGRVLLVDGGGSVRRALIDADLARTAAQNEWEGIVVYGSVRQVDDLEELDIGIQAIAAIPAGATGEGIGESDVRVNFGGVTFFSGDHLYADNTGIILSEDALDIE
- the cpxR gene encoding envelope stress response regulator transcription factor CpxR, which produces MNKILLVDDDRELTSLLKELLDMEGFNVLVAHDGEQALTLIDDSIDLLLLDVMMPKKNGIDTLKELRQTHQTPVIMLTARGSELDRVLGLELGADDYLPKPFNDRELVARIRAILRRSHWSEQQQNSDNGSPTVEVDGLSLNPGRQEASFDGETLELTGTEFTLLYLLAQHLGQVVSREHLSQEVLGKRLTPFDRAIDMHISNLRRKLPERKDGHPWFKTLRGRGYLMVSAS
- a CDS encoding TM2 domain-containing protein codes for the protein MAGMVFCRGCGKEIHETANACPHCGASQVAKSSKNRTTAILLAFFLGAFGGHKFYLGKVGLGIVYLLFFWTLIPSIVAFVELIILICMSDDEFARKYP
- the fieF gene encoding CDF family cation-efflux transporter FieF (FieF, a metal efflux transporter, is a member of the CDF (cation diffusion facilitator) family of transporters.) translates to MNHSYGQLVSRAAVAATVMASCLLIIKIFAWWHTGSVSILAALVDSLVDIAASLTNLWVVRYSLQPADDEHTFGHGKAESLAALAQSMFISGSALFLFLTGIQHLASPEPMNAPGVGVVVTIIALISTLILVTFQRWVVRKTHSQAVRADMLHYQSDVMMNGTILIALGLSWYGWHRADALFALGIGVYILYSALRMGYEAVQALLDRALPDAERQEIIETVTAWPGVRGAHDLRTRQSGPTRFIQIHLEMDDNLPLFEAHLVAEQIEQALLLRFPGSDVIIHQDPCSVVPQEEQRL
- the cpxP gene encoding cell-envelope stress modulator CpxP, whose amino-acid sequence is MRKVTAAVMASTLAFSAFSQAGEAIAGDNWHQTEGLTQRNSQQSHMFDGISLTERQRQQMRDLMQQARHEQPPVNVSEIEAMHRLITAENFDENAVRAQAEKMAQEQVARQVEMARVRNQMFLLLTPEQQAVLNEKHQQRMAQMREIAQLQQSPPLKQFSSSK